A window of the Procambarus clarkii isolate CNS0578487 chromosome 19, FALCON_Pclarkii_2.0, whole genome shotgun sequence genome harbors these coding sequences:
- the LOC123757671 gene encoding mucin-2-like, translating into MGASSKAEEIKERPSVLPPLFLLACSPTPTVITGSPTPTVITGSPTPTVITGSPTPTVITGSPTPTVITGSPTPTVITGSPTPTVITGSPTPTVITGSPTPTVITGSPTPTVITGSPTPTVITGSPTPTVITGSPTPTVITGSPTPTVITGSPTPTVITGSPTPTVITGSPTPTVITGSPTPTVITGSPTPTVITGSPTPTVITGSPTPTVITGSPTPTVITGSPTPTVITGSPTPTVITGSPTPTVITGSPTPTVITGSPTPTVITGSPTPTVITGSPTPTVITGSPTPTVITGSPTPTVITGSPTPTVITGSPTPTVITGSPTPTVITGSPTPTVITGSPTPTVISPTPMVVTLPRPQSSLALPRPQSSLALPRPRSSLALPRPRSSLALPRPRSSLALPHPRSSLALPHPRSSLALPHPRSSLALPHPRSSLALPRPRSSLALPHPRSSLPHPWSSLSHAHSRHWLSHAHGRHWLSHAHGRHWLSHAHGRHWLSHTHGHHWLSHTHGHHWLSHTHGHHWLSHTHGHHWLSHTHGHHWLSHAHGHHWLSHAHGHHWLSHTHGHHWLSHTHGHLSHTHGRHSPTPSVVTGSPTPTVITGSPTPTVITGSPTPTVITGSPTPTVITGSPTPTVITGSPTPTVITGSPTPTVATGSPTPTVVTGSPTPTVATDSPTPTVVTGSPTPTVVTLPHPRWSLSHTHGRHWLSHTHGRHWLSHTHGHHWLSHTHGHHWLSHTHGHHWLSHTHGHHWLSHTHGHHWLSHTHGHHWLSHAHGHHWLSHTHGHHWLSHAHGHHWLSHAHGHLSHTHGRHSPTPTVVTGSPTPTVVTGSPTPTVITGSPTPTVVTDSPTPTVITGSPTPTVITGSPTPTVITGSPTPTVITGSPTPTVITGSPTPTVITGSPTPTVITGSPTPTVITGSPTPTVISPTPMVVTLPRPQSSLALPHPRSSLALPHPRSSLALPHPRSSLALPHPRTSLALPHPRSSLALPHPRSSLALPHPRSSLALPHPRSSLALPNPRSSFI; encoded by the coding sequence CCCTCTGTCCTTCCTCCATTGTTCCTTCTCGCTTGCTCTCCCACACCCACGGTCATCACTGGCTCTCCCACACCCACGGTCATCACTGGCTCTCCCACACCCACGGTCATCACTGGCTCTCCCACACCCACGGTCATCACTGGCTCTCCCACACCCACGGTCATCACTGGCTCTCCCACACCCACGGTCATCACTGGCTCTCCCACACCCACGGTCATCACTGGCTCTCCCACACCCACGGTCATCACTGGCTCTCCCACACCCACGGTCATCACTGGCTCTCCCACACCCACGGTCATCACTGGCTCTCCCACACCCACGGTCATCACTGGCTCTCCCACACCCACGGTCATCACTGGCTCTCCCACACCCACGGTCATCACTGGCTCTCCCACACCCACGGTCATCACTGGCTCTCCCACACCCACGGTCATCACTGGCTCTCCCACACCCACGGTCATCACTGGCTCTCCCACACCCACGGTCATCACTGGCTCTCCCACGCCCACGGTCATCACTGGCTCTCCCACGCCCACGGTCATCACTGGCTCTCCCACGCCCACGGTCATCACTGGCTCTCCCACGCCCACGGTCATCACTGGCTCTCCCACGCCCACGGTCATCACTGGCTCTCCCACGCCCACGGTCATCACTGGCTCTCCCACGCCCACGGTCATCACTGGCTCTCCCACGCCCACGGTCATCACTGGCTCTCCCACGCCCACGGTCATCACTGGCTCTCCCACACCCACGGTCATCACTGGCTCTCCCACACCCACGGTCATCACTGGCTCTCCCACACCCACGGTCATCACTGGCTCTCCCACACCCACGGTCATCACTGGCTCTCCCACGCCCACGGTCATCACTGGCTCTCCCACACCCACGGTCATCACTGGCTCTCCCACGCCCACGGTCATCACTGGCTCTCCCACGCCCACGGTCATCACTGGCTCTCCCACGCCCACGGTCATCACTGGCTCTCCCACACCCACGGTCATCTCTCCCACACCCATGGTCGTCACTCTCCCACGCCCACAGTCGTCACTGGCTCTCCCACGCCCACAGTCGTCACTGGCTCTCCCACGCCCACGGTCGTCACTGGCTCTCCCACGCCCACGGTCGTCACTGGCTCTCCCACGCCCACGGTCGTCACTGGCTCTCCCACACCCACGGTCATCACTGGCTCTCCCACACCCACGGTCATCACTGGCTCTCCCACACCCACGGTCATCACTGGCTCTCCCACACCCACGGTCATCACTGGCTCTCCCACGCCCACGGTCATCACTGGCTCTCCCACACCCACGGTCATCTCTCCCACACCCATGGTCGTCACTCTCCCACGCCCACAGTCGTCACTGGCTCTCCCACGCCCACGGTCGTCACTGGCTCTCCCACGCCCACGGTCGTCACTGGCTCTCCCACGCCCACGGTCGTCACTGGCTCTCCCACACCCACGGTCATCACTGGCTCTCCCACACCCACGGTCATCACTGGCTCTCCCACACCCACGGTCATCACTGGCTCTCCCACACCCACGGTCATCACTGGCTCTCCCACACCCACGGTCATCACTGGCTCTCCCACGCCCACGGTCATCACTGGCTCTCCCACGCCCACGGTCATCACTGGCTCTCCCACACCCACGGTCATCACTGGCTCTCCCACACCCACGGTCATCTCTCCCACACCCATGGTCGTCACTCTCCCACGCCCTCAGTCGTCACTGGCTCTCCCACACCCACGGTCATCACTGGCTCTCCCACACCCACGGTCATCACTGGCTCTCCCACACCCACGGTCATCACTGGCTCTCCCACACCCACGGTCATCACTGGCTCTCCCACACCCACGGTCATCACTGGCTCTCCCACACCCACGGTCATCACTGGCTCTCCCACGCCCACGGTCGCCACTGGCTCTCCCACGCCCACGGTCGTCACTGGCTCTCCCACGCCCACGGTCGCCACtgactctcccacacccacggtCGTCACTGGCTCTCCCACACCCACGGTCgtcactctcccacacccacggtggtcactctcccacacccacggtCGTCACTGGCTCTCCCACACCCACGGTCGTCACTGGCTCTCCCACACCCACGGTCATCACTGGCTCTCCCACACCCACGGTCATCACTGGCTCTCCCACACCCACGGTCATCACTGGCTCTCCCACACCCACGGTCATCACTGGCTCTCCCACACCCACGGTCATCACTGGCTCTCCCACACCCACGGTCATCACTGGCTCTCCCACGCCCACGGTCATCACTGGCTCTCCCACACCCACGGTCATCACTGGCTCTCCCACGCCCACGGTCATCACTGGCTCTCCCACGCCCACGGTCATCTCTCCCACACCCATGGTCGTCACTCTCCCACGCCCACAGTCGTCACTGGCTCTCCCACGCCCACGGTCGTCACTGGCTCTCCCACACCCACGGTCATCACTGGCTCTCCCACGCCCACGGTCGTCACtgactctcccacacccacggtCATCACTGGCTCTCCCACACCCACGGTCATCACTGGCTCTCCCACACCCACGGTCATCACTGGCTCTCCCACACCCACGGTCATCACTGGCTCTCCCACACCCACGGTCATCACTGGCTCTCCCACGCCCACGGTCATCACTGGCTCTCCCACGCCCACGGTCATCACTGGCTCTCCCACACCCACGGTCATCACTGGCTCTCCCACACCCACGGTCATCTCTCCCACACCCATGGTCGTCACTCTCCCACGCCCACAGTCGTCACTGGCTCTCCCACACCCACGGTCATCACTGGCTCTCCCACACCCACGGTCATCACTGGCTCTCCCACACCCACGGTCATCACTGGCTCTCCCACACCCACGGACATCACTGGCTCTCCCACACCCACGGTCATCACTGGCTCTCCCACACCCACGGTCATCACTGGCTCTCCCACACCCACGGTCATCACTGGCTCTCCCACACCCACGGTCTTCACTGGCTCTCCCAAACCCACGGTCTTCATTCATTTAA